In Mongoliitalea daihaiensis, one DNA window encodes the following:
- a CDS encoding RagB/SusD family nutrient uptake outer membrane protein: MKKIQFRNIKLGIAALAFAGMTSSCDVTDLSPANLIPDEESFGTAVRVESLVLGVYESAQQGFYLGSAGQAGRGYPFGAANVQQGDMRGEDMYNDQLFYEITYIAAHTPFSANNNGMWISIYRMINRANIVLESLDAALENGVITQEVRNTLRGEMLFLRALGHHELLTHFSRPYMGDPSAMGVPYRRVAINDVPLVAANETLGRTTVAEDYALILADLNEAEELLPLTRNHARVRRGAAIGLKARVMLHMGNWQGVIDEFTKLGGTYSLMDSPVTPFRTVNSAENIFSFVHTAESNAGVNGALPSMYGNPARGARGLVKVSPLIWRSDFWHSEDLRRTELTDRNAGGIYTFKYTDVINRTDPNPILRYAEVVLSAAEANARLGNTSVAIELLNSVRDRALPASVPSFTSSDFANTDALLTAIFNERRIELLAEGKRWGDIHRLSGEGRMPGIPTKATSRSITSLDFYTTDRAIPTDHALPYSSNLFVWPIPIDEIVNNSQDPIPQNPGY; encoded by the coding sequence ATGAAAAAGATACAATTTAGAAATATTAAATTAGGGATTGCTGCACTCGCATTCGCAGGTATGACCAGTTCATGCGATGTGACAGATCTTTCTCCTGCCAACTTGATTCCAGATGAAGAATCGTTTGGAACAGCTGTAAGAGTTGAGTCCTTGGTACTGGGCGTATATGAGTCAGCACAGCAAGGTTTTTACCTAGGATCTGCTGGACAAGCAGGTAGAGGTTATCCCTTTGGAGCTGCCAACGTTCAGCAAGGGGATATGAGAGGTGAGGATATGTACAATGATCAGTTGTTTTATGAGATTACTTACATTGCTGCCCATACACCTTTCAGTGCCAATAATAACGGGATGTGGATTTCAATCTATCGAATGATTAATAGAGCGAATATCGTACTGGAAAGCTTGGATGCAGCCTTAGAAAATGGAGTAATCACTCAAGAGGTGAGAAATACCTTAAGAGGTGAGATGCTTTTTTTGAGAGCTTTGGGGCATCATGAGTTGTTGACACATTTTTCAAGACCTTATATGGGAGATCCAAGTGCCATGGGTGTGCCTTATAGACGGGTAGCGATCAATGATGTACCTTTGGTTGCTGCAAATGAAACGTTGGGTAGAACTACTGTTGCAGAAGATTATGCATTGATTTTAGCGGATTTAAATGAAGCAGAGGAGTTATTACCGCTGACCCGCAACCATGCGCGCGTACGTAGAGGTGCGGCAATTGGCCTAAAAGCTAGAGTGATGTTGCATATGGGCAACTGGCAGGGTGTGATAGATGAGTTTACTAAATTAGGTGGAACATACTCTTTGATGGATAGCCCAGTGACTCCTTTCAGAACAGTCAACAGTGCTGAAAATATCTTCTCCTTTGTACATACCGCAGAGTCTAATGCAGGAGTAAATGGAGCACTACCATCTATGTACGGCAATCCTGCAAGAGGTGCTAGAGGACTTGTAAAGGTGAGTCCATTGATTTGGAGATCAGATTTCTGGCATTCAGAAGATTTGAGACGAACTGAATTGACGGATAGAAATGCCGGGGGTATTTATACCTTTAAATATACAGATGTAATCAACCGTACGGACCCTAACCCTATCTTGCGTTATGCAGAAGTAGTATTGAGTGCCGCAGAGGCAAACGCCAGATTAGGCAATACATCTGTTGCCATAGAGTTATTAAATTCTGTGAGAGATCGTGCATTGCCAGCATCTGTGCCTTCCTTTACTTCTTCAGACTTTGCTAATACCGACGCGCTTTTGACTGCTATTTTCAATGAGCGTAGGATAGAACTCTTGGCAGAAGGTAAAAGGTGGGGAGATATTCATAGGCTTTCCGGAGAAGGTAGAATGCCTGGTATCCCTACAAAGGCGACTTCCAGATCAATTACTAGTTTGGATTTCTACACAACTGATAGAGCCATTCCAACTGACCATGCATTGCCATATTCGAGCAATCTTTTCGTATGGCCTATCCCGATCGATGAGATTGTAAATAATAGCCAAGATCCGATTCCTCAAAATCCGGGTTACTAA